In one window of Frigoriglobus tundricola DNA:
- a CDS encoding DUF4240 domain-containing protein produces the protein MDNQELFPSQWFWKLIDSVCQDHDKMQEILNYLTQQELERFHKEFYNAVIDISGDDYCNIYNYGDSRMHDLAYWIVSQGESAYREVYDDPRQIPQIEDIDQSHSYIGLTEPVYATRFGKDIPL, from the coding sequence ATGGACAACCAAGAATTATTTCCTTCGCAGTGGTTCTGGAAACTGATTGATTCTGTCTGTCAAGATCACGATAAAATGCAAGAAATCTTGAACTACTTGACCCAGCAAGAACTTGAACGATTCCACAAAGAATTCTATAATGCAGTGATCGATATTAGCGGTGATGATTACTGCAATATTTACAACTACGGGGACTCAAGGATGCACGATCTTGCCTATTGGATTGTCTCGCAAGGCGAGAGCGCATACAGAGAGGTATATGATGATCCCCGCCAAATCCCTCAAATTGAAGATATTGACCAATCGCACAGTTACATTGGCTTGACTGAACCGGTCTACGCAACTCGATTCGGAAAAGATATTCCTTTGTAA
- a CDS encoding RHS repeat domain-containing protein: MCVQAPRQRGPGDPHLRPGGPGHRGRHRRPRRARAALTYALDPLGRRAAVAASDGARTTYAYDNAGQLRREQRAASGINLTHAYDPVGNRTAQTDSGTRTTYAYDNANQLGREQTNTARTTYAYDPAGNRVQKADPAATTYYVWDAKSRLAVAEPVAGRVTYAYDGIGRRATKQSGSGAVRFVWDFKKVLQEADGGTGATEYQFLTTEGEYGDLVSGYGNAPPSTTGPTHSARPTCSSTAPGRSRPRSSTGRSGSRASQAGATVRAWPCRPRCPRSWAGA; encoded by the coding sequence GTGTGCGTTCAAGCGCCTCGCCAACGGGGTCCGGGTGACCCACACCTACGACCCGGCGGGCCGGGTCACCGGGGTCGCCACCGCCGGCCCCGCCGGGCTCGTGCGGCGCTCACCTACGCACTCGACCCCCTGGGCCGCCGGGCCGCCGTCGCCGCCTCCGACGGGGCCCGCACCACCTACGCCTACGACAACGCCGGGCAACTGAGACGCGAGCAGCGGGCCGCCTCCGGCATCAACCTGACCCACGCGTACGACCCCGTCGGCAACCGCACCGCCCAGACCGACAGCGGCACCCGCACCACCTACGCCTACGACAACGCCAACCAGCTGGGCCGCGAGCAGACCAACACGGCCCGCACCACCTACGCATACGACCCCGCCGGCAACCGGGTCCAGAAGGCCGACCCCGCCGCCACCACGTACTACGTGTGGGACGCCAAGAGCCGGCTCGCCGTCGCCGAGCCCGTCGCCGGCCGCGTCACCTACGCCTACGACGGGATCGGCCGCCGCGCCACCAAGCAGTCGGGGTCCGGGGCCGTGCGGTTCGTGTGGGACTTCAAGAAGGTGCTCCAGGAGGCCGACGGCGGGACCGGGGCCACCGAGTACCAGTTCCTCACCACCGAGGGCGAGTACGGGGACCTCGTGAGCGGGTACGGCAACGCGCCACCAAGTACTACGGGTCCGACGCACTCGGCTCGACCGACGTGCTCCTCGACGGCACCGGGTCGGTCACGGCCACGTTCGAGTACCGGGCGTTCGGGCTCACGAGCGAGTCAGGCGGGGGCGACGGTCCGGGCCTGGCCCTGCCGGCCCCGCTGCCCTCGGAGCTGGGCGGGGGCGTGA